In Lodderomyces elongisporus chromosome 1, complete sequence, the DNA window TGTttatgtttctttattaCATCATTGAGATGATACTTATTTTCTCTGtttatgtttctttgttacatcatatatatatatatatatatatatatgtagtATTTTCCTGTTTTCTAGtgcaaataaatataaaaactCTAAAATGATGTTATTTCTAGTTGATTTATTTATACCCAAATAGAAGATTTCACATTCAAGCTCTAGCATTCCAATCAAGAATAGAAccagaaaaaagaaagaaaaaaaaagaaacaagggGAACAACAAGGCCaaacaagacaaaaacATTAGGGCTCatatcaaaatcaaagataCTCAGCAAAATACTAATGTTCCAAACCAATCTATATTCTTTCAAATGATAGGTGATGGTtgcccctttttttttctttttcttttttttaccacAACACTAAAGAATGTTGTCTCCATTGTAGGTCCAACCCCCAAACTGCTTTTGGACGCTCTCCGTCAAAAAGTCATCTACAACGCTATCTTGTGGCTTTTCATTGGTAAAGTCCTGGTCAAAATTAGAAGTGTCAAGCAAGTTCTCCACATTTGGTTTAAATGGTGGGAGGTAACTCttattcaacaatttgttCCAATCAATATCCTTGAAAAATGGATGATTCTTAATTTCCTGCGCGTCATTAAGTCTCTTTGATGGGtctttttgcaaaagctTAATCAACAAGTCTTGTGCATCAGTACCTTCTAAAAACTGTGGAAACCGAAGTGGATTCTGAAGGATTTTCTTATACATCGTTGGTACATCAGAGTCATAAAATGGTGGAAGGCCAGTGAGCATCTCGTATAGTAAAGTCCCTAAAGTCCACCAATCAACGCTTCTAGTATACCCCTGGTTGATCAAGAGTTCAGGAGCAAGATACTCTGGCGTACCACAAAATGTATTGGTTTTATCATCATTGCTCATATTGAGTTTACATAATCCAAAATCACAAAGTGCAATATGTCCTTGGTAATCAAGCAAGATATTCTCGGGTTTCAAATCACGATAAATGACATTGAGTTCATGCAAACTTTCCAACGCCGTAAGGAGCTCGGCAATGTAAAAACGAGATCTATCCATGGTGAATTTGCCTTCTCTTTGTAAGTGCCAAAACAACTCTCCACCATTTATAAACGACAAAACCAAGTATAGTTTTTCAGGTGACTGGAATGAAAACTTCAAGGGAACAATGAAGGGGTTGGATATCCTCGCCAACACTGTTCTTTCAGCCAAGGTATGTGTCACCTCCATCCTTGAAACAATATGTTGCTTTctcaatgttttcaaagCGTAAATCTGTCTTGTGTCTTTCTTGACCACCTGCATAACTTTACCAAAAGAGCCTTTGCCGATAACTTTTAGCAAATCAAAATCTTCAATGGAAAGGTGCTTTTTCGTTAATGGTTTAAACTCAATAGTGAGCATGATTTCACCCATATCTTTAGAGGCCAAGTCCTGCAAGTTTGCATTGTAGTTGGAAAATTTGAGGTATTCATGATGTATTAGCCTAACCTGTTGAGTGTGTGATCTTGGGTTCAATGGGAGCTTAATGGTTCCAACCAACAAGTCTCCAATATTCTGATGATTCGATGAAGCTGAAGAAGACTGTGACGCAGGCGAGTTGGGTACCCTAGACAGAGGCAGCCtgtgctgctgctgctgctgttgttgttgttgttgttcttgaaaATTTGTAAACAAATGCTtgtttttctccttttctccATCCGGGATCAACATGTTTGGAAGTCTAATAAATAAGTTCAAGTTGAGGAACTGTGAACCAGTTGGATTATTTTTCGTTTGGTTCAGTTTATTTGTGACATCAAAGGATACGACTTGGTTCCAAGTGGATTGACTAACGGTACCCTTTTGTGGCTCGATGACCAATACATTGTTATCAAATTCAATAGTCAAGTAAAGCAACGATTTCACCAAATTCTCTGCATTGGGAATCGAAATAATCGAGGGTAAGAAATTTGTGGCGATGGAGCCAGGAAGGAAATCGCCAAACTCATTGTCTTTCTCCAATAAACCCAtgtttttcaacaattgttgTCCCACAACCTCGTTATTTGAGTTTATCGCCAAAGCGTGTagaatttgtttattattgttaataGAAATCGGAAGTTGTATATTTTGTGAACCGTATATTTTGACAGTGAGCAATCCCGGAGACGAGGAATTGGTTGTACCCAGTTGTTGTGCTTGAGCTTGAGCTTGAGCTTGAGCAAGACCATGACTATGTCCATTAGTGGCACTTCCGTTTCCGTTTCCGTTTCCATTTCCGTTTCCGTTTCCGTTTCCGTTTCCGTTTCCGTTACCATTACTATTATAGTTATTGTACAGTTCCCTGTCCAAGTTGCTAGTAGATGCTGAATTTTGGCCTAATGATGTTGCCTGAGAAGACGATGGGGACTCATTATATTGAGACAAATTCGATGGCACATTCGACTCAGTTTGTGCTGGTTGCAGAAAGATATTATGCTTGGCATCCTGAGGAGTGTGTGGGCTCTTGGTGTTATTATCGTTTACGGATAATCTCGAAACATCGTTTGTTAATGTGTTGACCGAAATTGTTGGTCGAGATCCGGTCTCGTTTTCATCCTTTATCAGTTGAGTAGCATTTTGCGTTGATACTGTTGTTTGAGAAGTTGGATTTGTTGAACTTGTTGGGCTTGTTGTATTGGTCGTATTTGACAGAGAGGGAGATCCGTTTGTATCTTGTCCATTATTGTTATGATTATGTTTCTCACTCGATGTTCCAAACTTGAGTTTATTCTTAAACTTGAACATGGTGCTGGAAATGGATGAAATGGAAGAGAGGGATAGAGGataagaaaagtaaagatgGAGGTGTAGACGTGCAAAAGTTTAAGAGATGACAAGTCAATTATGGTTGTTGCTTTATTTGATGTGGTTGTTTTCGTGATAATGGCGGTAATGACAATAGTGGTGGAAGCAGTTTAGTAGTTActtgttgtcgttgttgatGTGGCTGTGAattttgtgtgtgtagAAATATGATGCGAAGTTTCCGGGAGATATCTTATGGTCCcaatttttgattcttcttCAGGGAAGTGGGGAGAAAtattaaagaaaatgaaattgtcaaaaaaaaaaaaaggaaaagagaagaaaaggaaaaaaggaaaaaaaggagttACTTCAGCATCCTCCAAGCCACTATATACAATAAGAtaaatcttttcaattgttttcGAGTTAGTGGAAAGACAGTACAAAAGAcagaaagcaaaagacaaagaagcTGGATATTTGAACAATGTATACAGAAAGAgaatatttggtttttttttttgttttttttgaagtTAAAATCTGAAATATTATATACATGAGTGTAGACTGTAAagttgatggtgttgcttaCTTAtgagattaaaaaaataataggTGTAACTGTAGTATAGCCAGGAGTAGGCTAAACTAATCAACCTTACGGGTAAGAGAAGttgaaacaacaatacaaacacaaatgaaaagcaaatgaaaaacaacaaatgaaaagaaaagaaaagaaaaccagaaaagaagaagatgaagaaaaaggagagcttttctgtttctctgGAACGGAGCGGAGATAGCACGAGTAGGTAGCCCAAACAGTACACATCGAGTGCATTTCTAAAGTGGCAGGTCGATATTCATCGCTAGCAACACTAACATCTTTAAGTATAACAAGTACAACAAGTACAACATATACAACAAGTACAACAAGCAAACACAACTTGTGCATTAGCTACAACAGCTACAAAAACCCTGgtcctttttatttttattttttttttcattattctACTTGTTGTTTTGATGTAAACTTGCTGTAAGTAGGTCCAAAGAAGCgcgtgtttcttttttttttttttttctttttggcaGGAAATTTTAAATGGCTTGATTGGAATGGCCCTAATAAGTGCATCAGAGTCGGTGCTACCTTGATTGGAATGACCCACGCTAATCGCAACAGAGATCAATGCGCAACGCCAGAGATCCTCTCTAGCCTCACTCGCACACCGCTACTCGCACAAACGCcctttttaaaattttggctttgtttatgtttacAAATCAGTCTTTCaactcattttttttttgtttttgtaattcctaatttgtttttaatttttgtttccttcttAATGTTTTTACAACCAAactggttttttttttacaacatATCAAACAAAGACTTCTCAAAAGTAGTATTCAGACAAGATTGTCTTTTATTGATGGAATGAACACTACTACAGACATAATgcaaaatattgaaaaccATTACAGTCTAAATATCAACTCAGTCACCGATAGTAGCAACAAAACAACTCTTGTGAAGAGAAAATACAATACAGGCACTGTATTGGGAGAAGTCACAAATACACTTGTGTCCAACACACTGCTGCAACTGAAGATGATAACGGGAAAGGAGAACTCACAACAAAGGAAACATGATACTCACAGGAAGAACGATAGGGTGGTTTTTAGCTCGCCTACCAAAGTATATGACGAGAATAGTCTACGATATCAGAGGAAGAGGCTTGCAACATCGCCAACACCATGGATTGCAAATTCAAATGTTAGAAGAAAATTGGGTGAAGGGCCATCTAAATTAAACTTACCTTGCATTCCAGTAGTTGaagagcaacaacaacaacaacagcaacaacaacaacaacaacagcaacagcaacaacaaccgcaacatccacaaacaaccaaaacGCGATCATCGGTGGAAAACAGCTCTGAGGATGGCCCCGCAACTCTGTTTGGATCAACTTTGCAAGAGGTTGAACTTAATTACCAACGATGGTTAGTTGAACAAGAGTTACGACGAGTAAACGAACTCAATGAATTTTTAGTGCTAGAAAGACAATTTGCAATGGAAGAGGCCGCATCgtgatttctttttttaaactcgAGAAATATTTGAAACATCAATCATGTTCTATAATATAACGATGAGTTGATGTTTACacacattctttttttattttttttctttttaagaAAGTTTAGAACGGAGCGGAGCAGTGCAGCGCAGAACAAATTAGAGCATAAAACTTACTTGTCATCTAACCTCATGCCGAATTTACACCGGTATACTTCTTTAACAATCTAATGTTTCCATCATCGAAAAGAATATTTGCTTTAAATTCTTGTCTCTTATatataatgataataacaAATAAATGATGTATCATTTTCAATACAATACTAATAACTAGCTTTCCGGTACATGTAGATTGATGGCTTTGAACCAATTATATTCTCTAAGAAGCAAGGAGACAATAAGTATTGAAATCTATATCGTGATTCATTGACTATTTGACCTTCAATCTTTCATGATTATTCGTTTACTAGAATGATGGATCTTTTGcaagtgaaaaaaagactCAGAATTGGAACCCAGACTGGAACCCAGACTGGAACCCAGACTGGAACCATAACTGGAACCAGAACTCAAATTGATCTAAAAAAATCACCAGGTATCTCTCGGAGTTCCAAAGCCTCTTACCCGAGAGACCTTTTTACAGGGGATTCCAGtgaatattctttttttttttgaactGGTTTAGATAATTCCCATCCTCCCTTCCCATCACTCGCCTCTCAGTACATTTTCACGAGCTCAAACACTGATGCACTTTCATCTCAATTAGACTTTGACCATAGAGAATTACATGAATTGTAGACAAACTTTTTGAAGCttctttattctatttttttttcttttgtgacACACATATATTGGCAAACTTTGAATTAGGCTGAACTGATCACATCGATACATTTGCTTCGCTCTGCATGGTTTCAAACTCTGGCTCATTAGTATGCAGCAATCTTTCTCTCATTACTCGGTGTCCATCAACTAACGATTTTAAATTTGCTATTTCATCAGGCAAATTATCCGTAATTGTTtggaaatcaaaaatttgCCTACACATAGGACACAACCCTCGAGAAGATTCTTGTTCAAGCCATTTAAGAATacaatgaagatgaaagtTATGGGTACACCCGGTACCTAAGATAACAGGACATTCATCACCGGGGTATTTGCAACTAGGGCAAGAGCCGTCAAAAGAGACTCGACAGATGCCACATAATTCTTCGATGaaactattgttgttgttgttgttgttgtcccTGTCTTGGGCAGATGTAGATAGGGAAAGATCCCAATGCCATGTGCAGTAAGTTCTCCATTCAACTATATCCACCTTCATTTACtgctatatatatatatatatatatgtgtgtgtgagtgtgtgtgagtgtgttTGATGCGATCAATGGTAGAGGGAAATGacaaaaaagggaaatCGAGGATTTGAAACGTATgtttaaagaagaaggagtaAATCAGTTGTGGGGTGAAACGGATAGAAGAGGTCTCTTGCAGTGCGtgtaatttctttttacacACTAGATCAAGTTTTTAAATCGCTTCAAATATTAAAAAGATCAATTCTCATACACTCTATAatgtcaaaaaaagaaatggtaCTTTACACTTGCTCTCTTCGACACTCAAAATAAAGCTGTTTCGAAAAGACACCAGAGGTACATTATTTATTGGATGTTCATAGATATTTGTGCTGTATTCATAATAAACATTATATAAATTCatagaaaaaggaaatagaaatggaaatatgtttttttttgtcaaataaacaaaagaaagcaagGCACGTTTTAACAATGGCTTCCATTATTTATCTCTCACTTCTTGTGCTCTTGAAATATTGTTTCAACTTGTCATCACTAGCATCGTAGTAACCTCCATCTCTCAGATTAATCCAATCCAAATGTCTTTGCGCCATTCtcaatttctcttcttctcttgttCCACGTCTTTTGAGATCCATATTCAACCAGTACAATGCCAATGGGTGTAATGTATTGGACTTATTCACCTTGATCAGCTTGTCTCCGCCACTCACGTCTACATCCCCACCGGTATCAGTTTTTACATCTCCAAATTCAACGTCTTTCATCTTGACATCATTGATAATAATACCTGCATCAATATGCAAAATGCGATCACACCATTCATTTCCCAAGCCATCAAAAATATGCGTTGCATAAACAACACAACAATTGCGGTTAACACACTCTTGTTTTAGATAGTTTAATAATTTTGACCGCACAACCACATCCAAATCGATGGTTACTTCATCCAACAAAAGCAATTTCCATGGCTTGATCAACCCCATTGCAATTTGAACACGACGACGTTCACCATCAGAGAGATTGATCATTGACCAACCAGGGTCGATATCCAAAAGATCAACCAAtaagtttcttctttcttggtTCTCTTCACCTCCAATTGATGATAAGAGCAAGTTCACCGGAATATCTCGTTTGATAACGCTATTTGTAATCCATTCTGTACCCAAATACGTAATGTAACTATTGATATCGGAATTGTGTTGAGTCACAGAACGAGCCAGCGAAGAAAACTCAAATGGATCAAAACCACCAAGACGCAACTGACCTTTTCTAATCAATGTTTTTCCTGCCAAGATTTTCAAAAGTGTTGATTTTCCTGCACCATTAGGACCGACTATCAAGTTTGTTGTGCCCCAAGGAATACTGAGTGTAACGTTTTGTAACCCAATTTTGGCTTTAGAACCGATTCCGGTGCTACTGTCTTTGTTGGTATTTAAGTTACCGATGTTGCTTTTCGGAAACTCATAAGTCAAATCATTGACTTCAATTGCTAGCGATTTGTCATTATGATGATCATCCATCGTTCTCTCcagttttcttctttttttattttcttttttatttctctacTACTCCTTAGTtatctctattttttttcctttctttctttgtataGTATTTTACTTGTTTCGATTACTCAattgaaatggaaattCAAACAGAATAAGGGGTAAACGAAAAGTAAGGTGTGTCTTTTGAGATAGTGTTCAAGTAGAATGGATAGATCAATTAAAAATAGCTAGTTAATAATGGGTCCTTAAGAAGAGATTAGAGATATGGTAGAAGGCGGGAATTGGCGATTTAAAATAGTCCACAGAATGctagtgagtgagtgattTGAGAGAAGAGATAcataaagagaaagagaaagagagagagagagagagagagagagagagagagaaaagggGAGGGGGAAGGAGGAAGGAGGAAGGGGGCGGGTAATGCGCGAGAAGGGAAAACAAGGAGCGGGAAGTGGAACGGTTGTGATTAAAATATTAGCCACATCTGATGGTTAAGGCCAGCAGAAAATTATAAATGAGCTGAACTCTCAAAGTAGGAATTGTGTTACCAACCACCACacaacaatacaaaatttgcaacaaaatGATATTATTATATCTCTTGTGTTCCTGTTCAGTTTGCTTGCAACAAACCTGATGAGATTCACCAGCAATGCCATGTTAGATTCATATATGAATAAACATGTATATTTATGTATTGAAACATTTATTGGAAAACTGTGTAATGCTCCATGTTCGTAATTTGGATCAGATACTTTCAAGTGCAAGACCTGCGAATATTTTCTAAACCACAGCTTCTTTTGATTATGTACGAATCAGTGCTTTCAGATATATCGGGCAAACTAGTAGTTTGATGAACAGGGAAAGAGCAGAGACGACAAAGTTGATAGACTGTAAATCCAGCTTCATTATACTCGACTCAAGAGATCCTTTTCCCATCATTCTTGGTTCtcgcaaaaaaaaacaatcatACATGTATACTTGTAAAGAATGAACATTGAAAACAACatttataataataatctaATTAATACATTGGGAAACAAacaatctctttttttttttcattcttttcttttacaaaaagaggaggaggaagaagaagaagaagaagaagaagaagaagaagaagaagaagaagaagaagaagaatacaCCCTTTTGATATTCTAGTCGTTAATCCTAATACTGTATTGCATCAATCAATGATATCAAAGactgaaaaaaaacttttcaactccagattcttcttctaaatTTTATAACTGAAAaaccctctttttttttttaaaaaaaaatcaaaattataAGCATCAGCAAAACatgaaatcaaaaatcaaatttgTTCCTCGTGAATTTCCTCATGACCCTCACCATCTTCTGGTTTTCTGCCCCATCGAATCACATCGCAGCTTTTTTGGACAAATGATAATCTGTTTTGTCCATCGAACCTCTTGTTTCTAATAGTAGCTTCAACATGGACAATGTTACCCTTTCTGATGTATTTCTCTGCAGCACGGACCTTGTCATCTCCAAatatattgatattgaaCCATTCGCCATCTGCAACTGATGTTTCTGCAGAACCCTCGGCACCATCAATGCTATTACCAgtactattactattactgttgttgttaggTCTTGGTCTCCTGTTGACTACAACACCATAGGAAACGTATGGGGTACCA includes these proteins:
- the YPK2 gene encoding Serine/threonine-protein kinase — its product is MFKFKNKLKFGTSSEKHNHNNNGQDTNGSPSSSNTTNTTSPTSSTNPTSQTTVSTQNATQSIKDENETGSRPTISVNTLTNDVSRLSVNDNNTKSPHTPQDAKHNIFSQPAQTESNVPSNLSQYNESPSSSQATSLGQNSASTSNLDRESYNNYNSNGNGNGNGNGNGNGNGNGNGNGSATNGHSHGLAQAQAQAQAQQSGTTNSSSPGLLTVKIYGSQNIQLPISINNNKQILHALAINSNNEVVGQQLLKNMGLLEKDNEFGDFLPGSIATNFLPSIISIPNAENLVKSLLYLTIEFDNNVLVIEPQKGTVSQSTWNQVVSFDVTNKSNQTKNNPTGSQFLNLNLFIRLPNMLIPDGEKEKNKHLFTNFQEQQQQQQQQQQHRSPSSRVPNSPASQSSSASSNHQNIGDLLVGTIKLPLNPRSHTQQVRLIHHEYLKFSNYNANLQDLASKDMGEIMLTIEFKPLTKKHLSIEDFDLLKVIGKGSFGKVMQVVKKDTRQIYALKTLRKQHIVSRMEVTHTLAERTVLARISNPFIVPLKFSFQSPEKLYLVLSFINGGELFWHLQREGKFTMDRSRFYIAELLTALESLHELNVIYRDLKPENILLDYQGHIALCDFGLCKLNMSNDDKTNTFCGTPEYLAPELLINQGYTRSVDWWTLGTLLYEMLTGLPPFYDSDVPTMYKKILQNPLRFPQFLEGTDAQDLLIKLLQKDPSKRLNDAQEIKNHPFFKDIDWNKLLNKSYLPPFKPNVENLLDTSNFDQDFTNEKPQDSVVDDFLTESVQKQFGGWTYNGDNIL
- the CAF16 gene encoding CCR4-NOT regulatory complex component (BUSCO:EOG09263X4B), which encodes MDDHHNDKSLAIEVNDLTYEFPKSNIGNLNTNKDSSTGIGSKAKIGLQNVTLSIPWGTTNLIVGPNGAGKSTLLKILAGKTLIRKGQLRLGGFDPFEFSSSARSVTQHNSDINSYITYLGTEWITNSVIKRDIPVNLLLSSIGGEENQERRNLLVDLLDIDPGWSMINLSDGERRRVQIAMGLIKPWKLLLLDEVTIDLDVVVRSKLLNYLKQECVNRNCCVVYATHIFDGLGNEWCDRILHIDAGIIINDVKMKDVEFGDVKTDTGGDVDVSGGDKSIKVNKSNTLHPLALYWLNMDLKRRGTREEEKLRMAQRHLDWINSRDGGYYDASDDKLKQYFKSTRSER
- a CDS encoding uncharacterized protein (BUSCO:EOG09265JNA), whose translation is MLRSFQRSFSSSLVKKDFSKASILGRIGHVEFRESANGTPYVSYGVVVNRRPRPNNNSNSNSTGNSIDGAEGSAETSVADGEWFNINIFGDDKVRAAEKYIRKGNIVHVEATIRNKRFDGQNRLSFVQKSCDVIRWGRKPEDGEGHEEIHEEQI